A genomic segment from Aegilops tauschii subsp. strangulata cultivar AL8/78 chromosome 1, Aet v6.0, whole genome shotgun sequence encodes:
- the LOC109743700 gene encoding mitogen-activated protein kinase kinase kinase 17: protein MASKQWTRVRTLGRGASGAEVFLAADDASGELFAVKSATAACASALKREEGLLCCLRSPRVVSCIGGRAARDGSYQLFLEFAPGGSLADRSAIDGGLDERAVRGYAADVAAGLAYLHGAGMVHGDVKARNVVIGADGRAKLADFGCARKVGAGVPIIGGTPAFMAPEVARGEEQGPAADVWALGCTVVEMATGRAPWNGMDGDALAALHRIGYTEAVPEVPQWLSAEAKDFLRGCLVRHASDRCTAAQLLEHPFLASAVVDAKPQAMESKWVSPKSTLDAALWESESDTEEPEQDSTERRIRALASPASALPDWDSDEGWIDVLSAPTEAADAVAVPTKETTGITVDDGITSEEKSVDAESGFPDIAVDVEHSSFLNGGDAFEDDPVGHRRHYQSLENLASHQPMSCKLLLVQTVLFCNIIDFVLTQPASRFALLLCFFLSSYFCSPLRRAVTNSSYFNSKNN, encoded by the coding sequence ATGGCGAGCAAGCAATGGACGCGGGTGCGCACGCTCGGCCGCGGCGCCTCGGGGGCCGAGGTGTTCCTCGCCGCGGACGACGCCTCCGGGGAGCTCTTCGCGGTCAAGTCCGCCACGGCGGCGTGCGCCTCGGCTCTTAAGAGGGAGGAGGGCCTCCTGTGCTGCCTGCGCTCCCCGCGCGTCGTCTCCTGCATCGGCGGCCGCGCCGCCCGCGACGGCTCCTACCAGCTCTTCCTCGAGTTCGCCCCGGGAGGCTCGCTGGCGGACCGGTCGGCGATCGACGGGGGGCTCGACGAGCGCGCCGTCCGCGGGTACGCCGCAGACGTGGCGGCCGGGCTCGCGTACCTTCACGGCGCCGGGATGGTGCACGGGGACGTCAAGGCCAGGAACGTCGTGATCGGCGCCGACGGCCGCGCCAAGCTCGCGGACTTCGGCTGCGCGAGGAAAGTGGGCGCTGGCGTGCCGATCATCGGCGGCACGCCCGCGTTCATGGCGCCGGAGGTGGCGCGCGGCGAGGAGCAGGGCCCCGCGGCCGACGTCTGGGCGCTCGGCTGCACGGTCGTCGAGATGGCCACCGGCCGCGCCCCGTGGAACGGCATGGACGGCGACGCGCTCGCCGCGCTGCACCGGATCGGGTACACGGAGGCCGTCCCAGAGGTGCCCCAATGGCTGTCCGCCGAGGCCAAGGACTTTCTGCGCGGGTGCTTGGTCAGGCATGCCAGCGACCGGTGCACCGCGGCGCAGCTCCTGGAGCACCCGTTCTTGGCCTCCGCCGTGGTCGACGCGAAGCCGCAAGCCATGGAGAGCAAATGGGTGTCGCCCAAGAGCACGCTAGACGCGGCATTATGGGAGTCGGAGTCCGACACCGAGGAGCCGGAGCAGGACAGCACCGAGAGGAGGATCAGAGCATTGGCCAGCCCTGCCTCGGCGCTCCCGGACTGGGACTCGGACGAGGGCTGGATCGACGTGCTCTCCGCGCCAACCGAAGCAGCGGACGCAGTTGCCGTGCCGACCAAGGAGACGACTGGCATAACCGTGGACGACGGGATCACAAGTGAAGAAAAATCAGTAGATGCAGAGTCCGGCTTTCCCGACATTGCCGTTGACGTAGAACACAGCAGCTTCCTCAACGGAGGAGATGCATTTGAAGACGATCCAGTAGGGCACCGTAGGCATTATCAGTCTTTGGAGAATTTAGCTTCTCACCAACCGATGTCATGTAAATTGTTACTAGTACAAACAGTACTGTTTTGCAACATAATCGATTTCGTTCTTACACAGCCAGCATCCCGCTTCGCGCTGCTCCTCTGTTTTTTTCTCAGCTCATACTTCTGCTCCCCGTTGCGACGTGCAGTAACTAACAGCTCATACTTCAACTCGAAGAACAATTAG
- the LOC109743701 gene encoding mitogen-activated protein kinase kinase kinase 18-like, with amino-acid sequence MAPHARAETRNSLLPTPFRLDFLVPAHAKCLPCSKLAISPTFPLHKYSFHVRQKKRTHQQFSRPQASSTTQSANRNHHNPNSQGRAKKMAMSVTVSKQWTRLRTLGRGSSGAEVFLAADDASGKLFAVKSASTPCVAALRRERQVMAGLSSPRLVSCIGGRDARDGSYQLFLEFAPGGSLADRVAIDGGLDERAVRGYAADVAAGLAYLQGVGMVHGDVKARNVVIDVDGRAQLADFGCARKAGAGGGSIIGGTPAFMAPEVARGEEQGTAADVWALGCMVVEMATGRAPWSGMDGDALAALHRIGYTEAVPEVPEWLSADAKDFLARCLVRQASGRCTAAQLLEHPFLASAVVGAKPQAVESKWVSPKSTLDAALWESESDTDEAEDEMSHGTAERRIRALACPASALPDWDSDEGWIDVLYAPTEAPDAATEETIDLDDDVIRNEEPSGAESGVLAITLDVEYNGDNSVLNGVEAYNDSVRHQQSLVCLASHELSCKLLLCNRKTNAIDFVLAQALCFHTAALCFHSPHCEFATRSPVLLTNTNTRSRGHDSDGGNPASVHKLAGHAAHRSFHRERDGVDAESAASQQHTH; translated from the coding sequence TCCACGTCCGCCAAAAAAAGAGAACCCATCAACAATTCAGCAGGCCACAAGCAAGCTCGACAACACAGAGTGCCAACAGAAACCACCACAATCCGAATTCCCAAGGCAGAGCAAAGAAGATGGCCATGTCCGTGACCGTGAGCAAGCAATGGACGCGGCTGCGGACTCTCGGCCGCGGCTCGTCCGGGGCCGAGGTGTTCCTGGCCGCGGACGACGCCTCGGGGAAGCTCTTCGCGGTCAAGTCGGCGAGCACGCCTTGCGTGGCGGCGCTGAGGAGGGAGCGGCAGGTGATGGCCGGCCTGAGCTCCCCGCGCCTAGTCTCCTGCATCGGCGGGCGCGACGCCCGCGACGGCTCCTACCAGCTCTTCCTCGAGTTCGCCCCTGGCGGCTCGCTGGCGGACCGGGTGGCGATCGACGGGGGCCTCGACGAGCGTGCCGTCCGCGGATACGCGGCCGACGTGGCGGCCGGGCTCGCGTACCTTCAGGGCGTCGGTATGGTGCACGGGGACGTCAAGGCGCGCAACGTCGTGATCGACGTCGACGGCCGAGCCCAGCTCGCAGATTTTGGGTGCGCGAGAAAGGCGGGAGCCGGCGGCGGGTCGATCATCGGTGGCACGCCCGCGTTCATGGCGCCGGAGGTGGCGCGCGGCGAGGAGCAAGGCACCGCGGCCGACGTCTGGGCGCTAGGCTGCATGGTTGTCGAGATGGCCACTGGACGCGCGCCCTGGAGCGGCATGGACGGTGACGCGCTCGCGGCGCTGCACCGGATCGGCTACACGGAGGCCGTGCCCGAGGTTCCCGAATGGCTGTCCGCCGACGCGAAGGACTTCTTGGCCAGATGCCTTGTCAGGCAGGCCAGCGGCCGGTGCACGGCGGCGCAGCTGCTGGAGCACCCGTTCTTGGCCTCCGCCGTGGTCGGCGCGAAGCCGCAAGCCGTGGAGAGCAAATGGGTGTCGCCGAAGAGCACGCTGGACGCCGCATTATGGGAATCGGAGTCTGACACCGACGAGGCCGAGGATGAGATGTCGCACGGCACGGCCGAGAGGAGGATCAGAGCACTGGCGTGCCCTGCGTCGGCGCTCCCGGACTGGGACTCCGATGAGGGCTGGATAGACGTGCTCTACGCGCCAACCGAAGCACCAGACGCAGCGACGGAGGAGACGATCGACCTGGACGACGACGTGATCAGAAACGAAGAACCAAGCGGCGCAGAGTCGGGCGTTCTCGCCATTACCTTGGACGTGGAGTACAACGGCGACAACAGCGTCCTTAATGGAGTAGAAGCCTACAACGATTCAGTTAGGCATCAACAGTCGTTGGTGTGTTTAGCTTCTCACGAACTATCATGTAAATTGTTGCTTTGCAACAGGAAGACTAATGCAATTGATTTCGTTCTTGCACAAGCACTCTGTTTTCATACTGCTGCTCTATGTTTCCACTCCCCCCATTGCGAATTTGCGACACGTTCGCCTGTACTACTAACCAACACTAACACTAGGTCGCGTGGCCATGACTCCGACGGAGGAAATCCAGCGTCAGTTCACAAGCTTGCCGGCCACGCCGCACACCGAAGCTTCCACCGCGAAAGGGATGGAGTCGACGCGGAAAGCGCGGCGTCACAGCAGCACACGCACTAG